One segment of Deltaproteobacteria bacterium DNA contains the following:
- the fumC gene encoding class II fumarate hydratase — protein MSNTRIETDTLGEVEVPADRYWGAQTQRSLQNFHIGTERMPIEVVRAFGVLKRAAATVNAQLGRLDQRIADAIVQAADEVIAGKLDDHFPLFVWQTGSGTQSNMNANEVLANRAIELLGGTIGSKDPVHPNDHVNKSQSSNDTFPTAMSIATVIQIEDKLLPTLERFRQGLEAKSKQWADVVKIGRTHLMDATPVTVGQVFSGYEAQIAHGLRAIRAALPHLRELAIGGTAVGTGLNAPVGWDEKMCAEISRITGHEFTPAPNKFEALAAHDGFVEMHGALKTVAGSLMKIANDIRWLGSGPRCGIGELVLPANEPGSSIMPGKVNPTQCEALTMVCTRVFGNDTTIAIAGASGNFELNVFKPVIVYSALQSIRLLTDSVRSFQDKCLDGLELDRERIAELLHRSLMLVTALTPIIGYDQAAKVAKKAHAERKTLREVVVELGLMTGEEFDAAVRPEDMVHPK, from the coding sequence ATGTCCAACACCCGCATCGAGACCGACACGCTCGGCGAGGTCGAAGTCCCCGCCGACCGCTACTGGGGCGCGCAGACGCAGCGCTCACTGCAGAACTTCCACATCGGCACCGAGCGCATGCCGATCGAGGTCGTCCGCGCGTTCGGTGTGCTCAAGCGCGCCGCCGCCACCGTCAACGCACAGCTCGGCCGGCTCGACCAGCGCATCGCGGACGCGATCGTACAGGCCGCCGACGAGGTCATCGCGGGCAAGCTCGACGACCACTTCCCGCTGTTCGTGTGGCAGACCGGCAGCGGCACGCAGTCGAACATGAACGCCAACGAGGTGCTCGCCAACCGCGCGATCGAGCTGCTCGGCGGCACGATCGGATCGAAGGACCCGGTCCACCCGAACGATCACGTCAACAAGTCGCAGTCGTCGAACGACACGTTCCCCACGGCGATGTCGATCGCGACGGTGATCCAGATCGAAGACAAGCTGCTGCCAACTCTCGAGCGGTTCCGCCAGGGGCTCGAAGCCAAGTCCAAACAATGGGCGGACGTCGTCAAGATCGGCCGCACCCACCTGATGGATGCCACCCCGGTGACCGTCGGTCAGGTCTTCTCCGGCTACGAGGCGCAGATCGCCCACGGTCTGCGCGCGATTCGCGCCGCCCTGCCCCACCTGCGCGAACTCGCGATCGGCGGCACCGCGGTCGGCACCGGGCTGAATGCTCCCGTCGGCTGGGATGAAAAGATGTGCGCGGAGATTTCGCGCATCACGGGCCACGAGTTCACGCCGGCGCCCAACAAGTTCGAAGCGCTCGCCGCCCATGACGGGTTCGTCGAGATGCACGGTGCGCTCAAGACCGTCGCCGGCTCCCTGATGAAGATCGCCAACGACATCCGCTGGCTCGGCTCGGGGCCGCGCTGCGGCATCGGCGAACTCGTGCTGCCGGCCAACGAACCGGGCAGCTCCATCATGCCGGGCAAGGTCAACCCGACCCAGTGCGAGGCGCTCACGATGGTGTGCACGCGCGTGTTCGGCAACGACACGACCATCGCGATCGCCGGCGCGTCGGGCAACTTCGAACTCAACGTGTTCAAACCGGTCATCGTCTACTCGGCGCTCCAATCGATCCGATTGCTCACCGACAGCGTGCGCTCGTTCCAGGACAAGTGCCTCGACGGGCTGGAACTCGACCGCGAACGCATCGCCGAACTGCTCCATCGGTCGCTCATGCTCGTCACCGCGCTCACGCCGATCATCGGCTACGACCAGGCAGCCAAGGTTGCAAAGAAGGCGCACGCCGAGCGCAAGACCCTGAGGGAAGTCGTCGTCGAACTCGGCCTGATGACCGGAGAGGAGTTCGACGCGGCAGTGCGGCCCGAGGACATGGTCCATCCGAAATGA
- a CDS encoding tetratricopeptide repeat protein, whose product MERYGKYTLLRRIGRGGMAEVYLATAELAQGLAKTQVIKKIHPAFARSREFQRMFWAEAKIALGLNHPSIAQVFDFGQVGDTLFLAMEYVEGLDVLRMMQQCARRQVPLPFGLSAYIVQEACKALDYAHRKTNDAGEPLHIVHRDVSPQNLLVSWDGAVKVVDFGIARSGEIHEEAGVVKGKFGYMSPEQARGEPVDARSDVYSAGIVLYELACGRPAFPGKGKEVLERVRAGALDRPRDVNPAIPEELEQTILRALAFHPDDRFQTARDMQHALGRFLFRFADADAGPIDSSSLAQFLARIVPADQRAPHAPPPSTVRSRPTGSRGAPATAATDRTAVADTPVPAAVRERKNAFVVSGRICGIDSLARRLGPAAARRSVDQFLAVADSIAYKHAAHVHRASAEGLTIVVGLQATGEDDAARTVRLALDLVDALDAIGQDDEPELRLAVGIQRGAVVVTGGRARLRYELSPFAVRVADRLAEAAAGAEILVGGGVYRVTAADWNYEEVASIEVAPDPDTQPGATEGQRAKVYKLRGPKERAQRMRERARRAGDLVGRELELKALRDAYRDVLVSRRKRHIAILGDAGVGKRALVSAFLATVPPGEAVVTRAAARAATSYTPFAIIADLARDLLGLADSADSKEVRRRLEQVAATLYPGREHSREVRGLEQAVGLLLGARFDDGGDREIDASERRARLFEALVRVEHSLAADKALIVVGEDVHWADAQSRELFMELLKVPSSRPILGIVTGRPEPHVLEGVRATGADVITLDELPADAQIELLARRFAPGEPVDELARHILSRTGGNPFFINEVIDALVERGVAAADPSAGGRLRWVRRDAAIQVPTRVEALVTARIDALPPEPKQTLLFAAVLGRAFRPPLLEALLGRSADADLQELCRRGLVARAGRDFVFRNDMTMTVAYQRLPADDRATLHREAARRIEVSPAYRPGQDDAVIARHLELAGDAADAADRYVRAARHALDVGGGSDALRQLYRALKLLPADAYEARFEARRMREEILRAAGKRPQQRREIDRMRKLADALGDDARRAQAHARLAQFYLDVGRAPAAQRAAAAALDAARRSGDPLAEAEVLRLQASIARLIGNHDEALALCDRALALCDASDAGKLQRAAVQNTRGTICWQSSRLDEAMDAYCEALVTYRALGRKRDEARALNNLGNVCAERGDPEEALRHYKASLDIDRQLGNRASIPLKLGNIGQLYTDLGHAARGEKYLRRALQLADDDGDTRGTADIATSLGQARLAQGDADEALAWFERGLQRATDNRDRYQEIRALIYLAFAQLDAGRPAEGALELAQSATRLAQKMPMPLGEAHALAAQALALEALGRRDEALAAAEQAVRVQDAAGVEEGLEMILAIRARLAAVAGDLAAARAAVDRAHQLLQRRAACLQDPELRAALLGSRVARDIADLRGRLTATAAQP is encoded by the coding sequence ATGGAGCGCTACGGCAAATACACGCTGTTGCGCCGCATCGGGCGGGGCGGCATGGCGGAGGTGTACCTCGCGACGGCGGAACTCGCGCAGGGCCTGGCCAAGACCCAGGTCATCAAGAAGATCCATCCGGCGTTCGCGCGGTCGCGCGAGTTTCAGCGCATGTTCTGGGCGGAGGCGAAGATCGCGCTCGGCCTCAACCACCCGTCGATCGCGCAGGTGTTCGACTTCGGCCAGGTCGGCGACACGCTGTTTCTGGCGATGGAGTATGTCGAGGGGCTCGACGTGCTGCGCATGATGCAGCAGTGCGCCCGCCGCCAGGTACCCCTGCCGTTCGGCCTGTCGGCGTACATCGTCCAGGAGGCGTGCAAGGCGCTCGACTACGCGCACCGCAAGACGAACGACGCCGGCGAACCGCTGCACATCGTCCACCGCGACGTGTCCCCGCAGAACTTGCTCGTGTCGTGGGACGGAGCCGTCAAGGTGGTCGACTTCGGCATCGCTCGCTCCGGCGAAATCCACGAGGAGGCCGGCGTCGTCAAGGGCAAGTTCGGCTACATGTCGCCGGAGCAGGCGCGCGGCGAGCCGGTCGACGCGCGATCGGACGTCTACTCGGCGGGCATCGTGCTGTACGAACTCGCCTGCGGGCGCCCCGCGTTCCCCGGCAAGGGCAAGGAGGTGCTCGAGCGGGTCCGCGCCGGCGCGCTCGACCGTCCCCGCGACGTCAACCCGGCGATCCCGGAGGAGCTCGAGCAAACCATCCTGCGCGCGCTGGCGTTCCACCCGGACGACCGGTTCCAGACCGCGCGGGACATGCAGCACGCGCTCGGCCGGTTCCTGTTCCGCTTTGCCGACGCCGACGCGGGCCCGATCGACTCGTCGAGCCTCGCGCAGTTCCTCGCGCGGATCGTGCCCGCCGACCAGCGCGCGCCACATGCGCCGCCGCCGTCGACGGTACGGTCGCGGCCCACCGGATCGCGCGGCGCGCCGGCGACCGCCGCGACCGATCGCACGGCGGTCGCCGATACGCCCGTCCCGGCGGCGGTGCGCGAACGAAAGAACGCGTTCGTCGTGTCCGGTCGCATTTGCGGCATCGACAGCCTCGCGCGACGCCTGGGCCCCGCCGCCGCCCGCCGCTCCGTCGACCAGTTCCTCGCCGTGGCCGACTCCATCGCCTACAAACACGCGGCGCACGTTCACCGCGCGTCGGCCGAGGGCCTCACGATCGTCGTCGGTCTGCAGGCGACGGGCGAGGACGACGCCGCGCGGACGGTGCGCCTGGCGCTCGACCTCGTCGACGCCCTCGACGCGATCGGCCAGGACGACGAGCCGGAGCTGCGCCTCGCCGTCGGCATTCAGCGCGGCGCGGTCGTCGTTACCGGCGGTCGCGCTCGCCTGCGCTACGAGCTGTCGCCGTTTGCCGTGCGCGTCGCCGATCGCCTCGCCGAAGCGGCCGCGGGCGCCGAGATCCTCGTCGGCGGCGGCGTGTACCGCGTCACGGCCGCCGACTGGAACTACGAGGAGGTCGCGAGCATCGAGGTCGCGCCCGATCCGGACACCCAGCCCGGGGCGACGGAGGGCCAGCGCGCGAAGGTCTACAAGCTGCGCGGCCCCAAAGAGCGAGCGCAGCGCATGCGTGAACGCGCCCGACGCGCCGGCGACCTCGTCGGCCGGGAACTCGAACTCAAGGCGCTGCGCGACGCCTACCGCGACGTGCTCGTGAGCCGGCGCAAGCGGCACATCGCGATCCTCGGCGACGCGGGCGTCGGCAAGCGCGCGCTCGTGTCGGCGTTTCTCGCGACCGTCCCGCCCGGTGAGGCGGTCGTCACCCGCGCGGCGGCACGCGCCGCCACCTCGTACACGCCGTTCGCGATCATCGCCGACCTCGCCCGCGACCTGCTGGGACTGGCCGACAGCGCCGACAGCAAGGAAGTGCGCCGGCGGCTCGAGCAGGTCGCCGCGACGCTGTACCCCGGCCGGGAACACAGCCGCGAAGTGCGCGGGCTCGAGCAGGCCGTCGGGCTGCTGCTCGGCGCCCGGTTCGACGACGGCGGCGACCGCGAGATCGACGCGTCGGAGCGGCGTGCGCGCCTGTTCGAGGCCCTCGTGCGCGTCGAGCACAGTCTCGCGGCCGACAAGGCGCTCATCGTCGTCGGCGAGGACGTCCACTGGGCGGACGCGCAGAGCCGCGAGCTATTCATGGAGTTGCTGAAAGTGCCGAGTTCGCGGCCGATCCTGGGCATCGTCACCGGCCGGCCGGAGCCCCACGTGCTCGAAGGCGTGCGCGCCACCGGCGCCGACGTGATCACGCTGGACGAGTTGCCCGCCGACGCGCAGATCGAACTCCTCGCGCGCCGGTTCGCGCCGGGAGAGCCGGTCGACGAACTCGCGCGCCACATCCTGTCGCGGACAGGCGGCAATCCGTTCTTCATCAACGAAGTGATCGACGCGCTCGTCGAGCGCGGCGTCGCCGCGGCCGATCCGAGTGCCGGCGGCAGGCTGCGGTGGGTCCGGCGCGATGCCGCCATCCAGGTGCCGACGCGCGTCGAGGCGCTGGTCACCGCGCGCATCGACGCGCTGCCGCCCGAACCCAAGCAGACGCTGCTGTTCGCCGCCGTGCTCGGCCGCGCGTTCCGCCCGCCGCTACTCGAGGCGCTGCTCGGCCGGTCGGCCGACGCCGACTTGCAGGAGTTGTGCCGCCGCGGCCTCGTCGCGCGGGCCGGCCGCGACTTCGTCTTCCGCAACGACATGACGATGACGGTCGCGTACCAGCGCCTGCCGGCGGACGACCGCGCGACGTTGCACCGCGAGGCGGCCCGGCGCATCGAGGTATCGCCGGCCTACCGCCCCGGGCAGGACGACGCCGTGATCGCGCGCCATCTCGAGCTGGCCGGAGACGCGGCAGATGCGGCGGATCGCTACGTGCGCGCCGCGCGCCATGCGCTCGACGTCGGCGGCGGCAGCGACGCACTGCGCCAGTTGTACCGCGCCCTCAAGCTCCTGCCGGCCGACGCCTACGAGGCGCGGTTCGAGGCCCGCCGGATGCGCGAAGAGATCCTGCGCGCGGCCGGCAAGCGGCCGCAGCAACGCCGCGAGATCGACCGCATGCGCAAGCTGGCCGACGCGCTCGGCGACGACGCAAGGCGCGCCCAGGCTCACGCGCGCCTCGCGCAGTTCTACCTCGACGTGGGCCGCGCGCCCGCCGCACAGCGCGCCGCGGCCGCCGCGCTCGACGCGGCGCGCCGCAGCGGCGATCCGCTCGCCGAAGCCGAGGTGTTGCGACTGCAAGCATCGATCGCGCGGCTCATCGGCAACCACGACGAGGCGCTGGCGTTGTGCGACCGCGCGCTGGCGCTGTGCGACGCATCCGACGCGGGCAAGCTGCAGCGCGCCGCGGTGCAGAACACTCGGGGCACGATCTGTTGGCAATCGTCTCGCCTGGACGAGGCGATGGACGCCTACTGCGAGGCGCTCGTCACCTACCGCGCCCTGGGCCGCAAGCGCGACGAAGCGCGCGCGCTCAACAACCTCGGCAACGTGTGCGCCGAACGCGGCGACCCCGAGGAGGCCCTGCGCCACTACAAGGCGTCGCTCGACATCGACCGCCAGCTCGGCAACCGAGCGAGCATTCCACTCAAACTCGGCAACATCGGCCAACTGTACACGGACCTCGGCCATGCAGCGCGGGGCGAAAAGTACCTGCGCCGCGCGCTGCAACTCGCCGACGACGACGGCGACACCCGCGGCACGGCGGACATCGCCACGTCGCTGGGCCAGGCGCGACTCGCGCAAGGCGACGCCGACGAGGCGCTCGCGTGGTTCGAGCGCGGTCTGCAGCGCGCGACCGACAACCGCGACCGCTACCAGGAAATCCGCGCGCTGATCTACCTCGCGTTCGCGCAGCTCGACGCGGGCCGGCCGGCCGAGGGTGCACTCGAGCTGGCGCAAAGCGCGACGCGGCTCGCGCAGAAGATGCCGATGCCGCTCGGCGAAGCGCACGCGCTGGCGGCGCAGGCGCTCGCGCTCGAGGCGCTCGGCCGCCGGGACGAAGCCCTCGCAGCCGCCGAGCAGGCGGTGCGCGTGCAGGACGCCGCCGGCGTCGAAGAAGGGCTCGAGATGATCCTCGCCATCCGCGCGCGGCTGGCCGCCGTCGCCGGCGATCTCGCCGCCGCGCGCGCCGCGGTCGACCGCGCGCATCAACTGCTCCAACGCCGGGCGGCCTGCCTGCAGGACCCCGAACTGCGCGCCGCGCTGCTCGGATCGCGCGTCGCGCGCGACATCGCCGACCTGCGCGGCCGACTCACCGCAACCGCCGCCCAGCCGTGA
- a CDS encoding FHA domain-containing protein, translating into MVLAARREVTLGRDALCDVVLRSGGISRTHAAIAVEGDGASRTFVLRDLGSRNGTRIGDLPIAGAVPLAGAGAFSLGDDCTLEFEVRGDPPLLAVEVVSGIDRGVALVAGADGDELPVPSVPAVVQFSGGSPRLRTVPSGTPLRLNDRAVALGSVELIHRDALSIAGIELEVL; encoded by the coding sequence ATGGTGCTGGCGGCGCGGCGTGAGGTCACCCTCGGCCGCGACGCGCTGTGCGATGTCGTGCTCCGGTCGGGCGGGATCTCGCGGACACATGCGGCGATCGCGGTGGAGGGCGACGGGGCGAGCCGCACGTTCGTGCTGCGCGACCTCGGCTCGCGCAACGGCACCCGCATCGGCGACTTGCCGATCGCCGGCGCCGTACCGCTGGCGGGCGCCGGGGCGTTTTCGCTCGGCGACGACTGCACGCTGGAGTTCGAGGTACGCGGGGACCCCCCGCTGCTCGCGGTCGAGGTGGTGTCGGGCATCGACCGCGGCGTCGCGCTGGTGGCCGGCGCCGACGGCGACGAGCTCCCGGTGCCGTCGGTGCCGGCGGTGGTCCAGTTCTCGGGTGGATCGCCGCGGCTGCGCACCGTGCCGAGCGGCACGCCCCTGCGCCTGAACGATCGCGCCGTCGCGCTCGGTTCCGTCGAGCTGATCCACCGCGACGCGCTGTCGATCGCGGGGATCGAACTGGAGGTGCTGTGA
- a CDS encoding class I SAM-dependent methyltransferase: protein MTAWHEDDALWMALEPVLFGRQRLARAPDEVDRIVALLDLPHGARVLDLACGPGRHACELARRGYRVTAVDRTRAYLDRARARARQWQVDVEFVEADMRAFRREGAFDAVLNLFTSFGYFEDDADNRRVLDHARASLTRGGRLLIDLRGKELIARDWKERWWVDLDDGAILCEERRVGDGWDRLESRWIHIAPDGRRREVRGVQRIYSAAELTAMVRAAGFVNARSFGSLAGGPYDARAERLVIVADA from the coding sequence GTGACCGCGTGGCACGAAGACGACGCGCTGTGGATGGCGCTCGAACCCGTGTTGTTCGGACGCCAGCGCCTGGCCCGCGCGCCCGACGAGGTCGACCGCATCGTCGCGTTGCTGGACCTGCCGCACGGCGCCCGCGTGCTCGACCTGGCGTGCGGGCCCGGCCGCCACGCCTGCGAGCTGGCGAGGCGCGGCTACCGCGTCACCGCCGTCGACCGCACGCGCGCGTACCTGGATCGGGCGCGCGCCCGCGCACGCCAGTGGCAGGTCGACGTCGAGTTCGTGGAGGCGGACATGCGCGCGTTCCGGCGCGAAGGCGCGTTCGACGCCGTCCTCAACCTGTTCACATCGTTCGGCTACTTCGAGGACGACGCGGACAACCGCCGCGTTCTCGACCACGCGCGCGCCAGTCTCACGCGCGGCGGCCGGCTGCTCATCGACCTGCGCGGCAAGGAACTCATCGCGCGCGACTGGAAGGAGCGCTGGTGGGTCGACCTCGACGACGGCGCCATTTTGTGCGAGGAGCGCCGCGTGGGCGACGGCTGGGATCGACTCGAGTCGCGCTGGATTCACATCGCGCCCGACGGGCGGCGCCGCGAAGTGCGCGGCGTCCAGCGCATCTACTCGGCCGCCGAACTCACCGCCATGGTGCGGGCCGCGGGGTTCGTGAACGCGCGCAGCTTTGGCTCGCTGGCGGGCGGGCCGTACGACGCGCGCGCCGAGCGCCTCGTCATAGTCGCGGACGCGTAG
- a CDS encoding serine/threonine protein kinase yields MKRRSLWQRLIDWAQGAGDDAAGALPAAPATPPPAPVHEADAWLSELVAAAADGRRRDEIGGDAFWDAVDRLRASGHERLAIQWLDKLLAAQATPDTARTALRARLAEWLVDRGDTAAAVPHLEQLARDDAHAARAHYLLGEHYRRVGDEVRALRHYEAVLARDVTYPNVRQRVDRLRAARGAPMAALGATIAGPDALGGAAGARYHLVRELGRGATGVVYLARDRDLERDVAVKLLHPHLAAGPQSVACARFFAEARIAASLRHPNIVAILDLDEPARRIVMEWAAGGTLRDVLRDRGPRPVRRALERHVQLLSALAAAHRRGIVHADIKPGNLMFRRDADEPGAEIVLGDFGIAHLPHPARSGDRPAVAAEGTLAYMAPEQRGGRTRPESDVFAAAVVLYEMLTGRVPGAPGAVLAGRRTADDFAVPREVARDWPPGLADAVDDHLRRLGAPTPDDRPDAAGALAEARDLWRLCVRAGPRPSAAA; encoded by the coding sequence GTGAAGCGGCGATCGCTGTGGCAGCGCCTGATCGACTGGGCCCAAGGCGCCGGCGACGATGCGGCCGGCGCGCTGCCCGCCGCCCCGGCGACGCCACCGCCCGCGCCGGTCCACGAAGCGGATGCGTGGCTGTCCGAACTCGTGGCGGCCGCCGCCGACGGCCGCCGCCGCGACGAGATCGGCGGAGACGCCTTCTGGGACGCCGTCGACCGCTTGCGCGCGAGCGGCCACGAGCGATTGGCCATCCAGTGGCTCGACAAGCTGCTGGCGGCCCAGGCGACGCCGGACACGGCGCGCACCGCCCTGCGGGCACGCCTGGCCGAGTGGTTGGTCGACCGCGGCGACACGGCGGCGGCCGTGCCGCACCTCGAGCAACTCGCGCGCGACGACGCGCACGCCGCGCGGGCGCACTACCTGCTCGGCGAACACTACCGGCGGGTCGGCGACGAAGTGCGCGCGCTGCGCCACTACGAGGCCGTGCTCGCGCGGGACGTCACTTACCCAAACGTGCGCCAGCGCGTCGACCGGCTGCGCGCGGCGCGCGGCGCGCCGATGGCCGCGCTCGGCGCGACGATCGCCGGACCGGATGCCCTCGGCGGCGCGGCCGGCGCGCGCTACCATCTGGTCCGCGAACTCGGCCGCGGGGCGACCGGCGTCGTCTATCTCGCGCGCGACCGCGACCTCGAACGGGACGTCGCGGTCAAATTGTTGCATCCACACCTTGCAGCGGGGCCGCAGTCGGTCGCGTGTGCGCGGTTCTTCGCGGAGGCGCGCATCGCGGCGTCGCTGCGCCACCCCAACATCGTCGCCATCCTCGATCTGGACGAGCCCGCCCGCCGGATCGTGATGGAGTGGGCCGCGGGCGGCACCCTGCGCGACGTCCTGCGCGACCGCGGCCCGCGCCCCGTGCGCCGCGCCCTCGAGCGCCACGTCCAGTTGCTGAGCGCTTTGGCCGCCGCCCACCGGCGCGGCATCGTCCACGCCGACATCAAGCCGGGCAACCTGATGTTTCGCCGCGACGCGGACGAGCCCGGCGCCGAGATCGTACTCGGCGACTTCGGCATCGCCCACCTGCCCCACCCCGCGCGCTCCGGCGATCGGCCGGCCGTCGCCGCGGAAGGCACGCTCGCGTACATGGCGCCCGAGCAGCGCGGCGGGCGCACTCGACCCGAGTCGGACGTGTTCGCCGCCGCGGTCGTGTTGTACGAGATGCTCACCGGGCGCGTGCCCGGGGCCCCCGGTGCCGTGCTCGCCGGCCGCCGCACTGCGGACGATTTCGCCGTGCCGCGCGAGGTCGCGCGCGACTGGCCCCCCGGGCTCGCCGACGCGGTCGACGACCACTTGCGCCGACTCGGCGCGCCCACCCCGGACGACCGGCCCGACGCCGCCGGCGCCCTCGCCGAGGCGCGCGACCTGTGGCGGCTGTGCGTGCGCGCCGGCCCGCGCCCGTCGGCCGCCGCATGA